AACTAAACAGTGCTCCACCGGTTCCACTGGCAGTCACTTTTACGGTTCCGCCGTGGGCATTCATTACCTGTCGGGTTAACGCCAAACCAACCCCTGACCCTTCTTTTTTGGTGGTGAAGAAAGGAATGAAAATTTTACTCTTGATTTCATCATCTATACCAGAGCCGTTATCGGCTATTTCAATCACTACATTACCACGGCGGTTTAGTCCGGCACTTAAGGTGATAATGGGTTGGTCAATGCGATACGTCGCTTGCTGAGCATTTTTTACCAAGTTGATCAATATCTGTTCGAGCATGGCGCGATCTGCCTCCATTTTCAATTCACTGGGTTCAACATGATAACTTAGCTTAGTTTTATCTAACCCACTGTGCTGATTTATAATCTCAACTACTTGCTTGAATACCTCACTGATCTTAAATGAGATCTTGTTAGGCTCAGGCAGGCTGGTCAGTTTTCGATAGCTACCGACAAAGGTCATCAGTCCTTCACTTCTGCGAGCAACCGTTGTAACGGCACTAGCTATATCATCCAGATGTGAGTTTATTTCTGGTTTTTCACCAACCTTATGTTTAGTGTCCGCCACCAAATCAACTGCGGTTTTGGCCAGCGATGCTACAGGAGTAATGCTATTCATAATTTCATGTGTTAGTACTTTGACCAGGTCCTGCCAGGCTTGCATCTGACTGGCATCAAGCTCATTTTGGATATCTTGTAAGCTAAGGAGTTTTTCATGCTTTGCAGCTACAATCACATCTGTCATAGAGACACTTAACTGATGAGTCATATCATCTCCCTGAAAGGCTACCAGTCTGCGTTCACCTGCTTTTATATTCGTAAGGTGATAAACAAAGTCATGGCCAAACTGGTCAAGATCTTCAATATGCACAATCTGTTGATGTTGGCTACGTAAGCAATGATAAGATGATATTGGCTGTCAATCGAATGGGTGATGAGCGGGAGAGCTTGCGCCAGGAATTGCTAAACCTATCAGGAATAACATCTGTAGTTTTCTCATCAGAAGCACCGACACAAGATAATGAAAACAACCGCCATTTCAAGCTCCTAGACGCAGATCAAAATAACAGTCAGAGCCAGCTGTTGAACTATCACAATATGGACTACGGTTTTTTTGAAGCGTACCAAGTTAAGCCTCTTGCCGGACGTTTGTTTGACCAAAATTATGGTTCTGATGAGATATCAACAGTAGAAGATGGTCAACCAGCAGGCAAAGCCAGCGCCATTTTAAACTACAGTGCTTTAGCTAAATTTGGCTTCGCCAACGCACAGCAAGCGGTTGGACAGACAATAGAAGCCAACATCAGAGGCCAACAACATTTTGAGATTATTGGAGTAATCCCTGATATATATTTTCGTTCGATAAATTTTGGTATTCGTCCGTCGGTTTACACACTCAATCCATTGCGCTTTTATGTTGCTAGTTTGACGTTTGAGACCAATAACCCCGCTCAATTGCGCATACAGATAGAGCAGATATGGAAAAAACATGTACCAATGCAACCTATCAATCTGCAGTTTCTAGACAGTATGATGGAAGCGCAGTACAACGATGAACGCATTCAAACTCGCTTGTTCTCAGCATTTTCGCTTCTGGCGATAATCATTGCCTGCTTGGGCTTATATGGTCTGGCGGCCTTCACAACCGAACGCAGAACCAAAGAAATTGGTATTCGCAAGGTTATGGGGGCTCGAGTAAGAGATATAGTAGGATTATTAATCTGGCAGTTTTCTAAACCCGTGCTAATCGCAAACTTAGTTGCATGGCCAATTGCCTCGCTGGCAATGCTAAATTGGTTGGAAAATTTCTCCTATCGCATTGACCCTCTTTGGTTAATTCCTATATGTTTGACGGTTGGATTATCACTTTTACTGATTGCATGGATAACTGTAGGTGGCAATGCCGCTAGTGTTGCTAGGGCTAATCCGAATAAAGCACTTCGACAGGATTAGAGTGGTGGCGCGTCCATCTATAGACGCGCCCTATTTACTTTATTAAAGTCGGCTTTATGCTGGAGTAATTTAACTTAGAACACAAATCTGACAAATACGTGTAGGCGATGGACGGGTAATCAAGCCCTGATTGGTTCAAAGTATTTGTATTGTCGTAAACAACTGAACAAAAGTGAATGGCGGTCAAGGTTCCCTCTTCCCCCATCACTAAATTTTTGAGTTGTTAATGGCAGCATCCATGCTATTAATTTGATTCAGCGTTTTAGCGGTACAACGACTGTCTTCTGCACCTACCACCACATTTCGACCGGATTTTTTTCCCACATACAAAGCTTCATCAGCCGCTTGGAGCAATTGCTCGGTACTTTGTATTTCACTTCCTCGTAAACAACAATAGCCAATCGAAACTGTAATGGGGACATCTTCACCTTCGAACTCCATTGATATCTGTTCGATTGACTGGCGAATTTTTTCTGCCACTAAGTGAGTTTGAGATTGGTCCACGTCGTTGAGCACTACTAAAAACTCTTCACCACCATAGCGCCCCAAAGCATCAACATTTTTCCGCGTGTTTTGCTTTAGGTTTTTGGCAATTTGTTTTAAACATTCATCACCAAATAAATGCCCATATGAATCATTGATTATTTTAAAATTATCAGCATCAATCATTAAAACCGATATCCAACTTCGCTCATCTGGGCTATTGAGGATTGAATCGTCTAGGAATTCGATAACGCTTCTTCGATTATAAATTCCCGTCAACCCATCGATAGTCGCCTGCAATCTCAATTTATGACTGAGTTTACGACTTAAACGGTCAAACTCAATACCAAAGAAGCAACTTAGTAGAGCACTCAAACACAACCAAAATGCCCTTGAATAGGTTTTCGACTGAGACAAATTCTCAGCCGCATAATTGGGAAAATCATGCTCAAATGCCACCATAAGCAAAATCACTACAATCAAGAAAAAACTCGAAATGAGTGTAGTTCTTGCATTGGTTAGTAAGCAGATAACCACAGGTGTAATGGGCAAAAGTACTGCAAATTGGCTATTCACCCCGCCGGAGATAATAGTTAGCGGCAAAATTGTCGCGAAGCCAATCGCGATAAGCATATAGGCGTGAGATACGCTGGGTTTGGTGTTGTTAATATACAGATAGAGTAATCCTAACAACACACAGTTCAGTACACCAACCAAGGTAAAAACGATGCTTTGATTAACTAAAATGGGTCGAAAAATGGTCGCCACAATAACCAGAATTAGCATATAAAATGCGGTTTTTCGGGTCAGCAAATGTCGAGTTGTATCTATATTCATAGAAAATAAGTCATCCTTGTGCCGCGAACTGTTTAAATGTTGTGCCTAGCTATCCTATCGTTAAGTTGAAGCTGGGGTCGAGTTTTTTTGTCGCGAATCAACAGTATTTGAACCAAAAAAATGTAATCCCTGCATGCAACCAATAGGATCCAACCCTTTGGTCAATGTAATCTGCCGATTTCTGAACCACTATTTACCTTGCATTGATATTTTACATATTGAAAATCAGAACTTTCAGGTAGAATTAGCCATTATCTTTTATCAGGCCCTGTTTATGAACCACAATGACGTTCTTCGACGCCTTCGCTATGCATTGCAATTGAATGATGAAGCTACCATCAGTATATTTGCCTTAGCCGACCACGAAATGGATCGTGATTATTTAAAAAGTCTGATGAAAAAAGAAGAAGAAGATGGTTTCTTGCCCTGCCGCGATAAAACCATCAGTCTGTTCCTAGATGGCTTGATCATTAAAAAGCGTGGCAAACAAGAAGGTGTCGAGCCTCAGGTTTTGAGCGGGTCACAACGCCTATCTAATAATGAAGTATTGCGTAAAATTCGCATCGCTATGTCATATCGAGATGAGGATATGATCGCAGTAATGCAACTTGCTAACTTCAGAATGAGCAAAGGCGAGCTCAATGCTTTATTCCGAAAACCCGACCATCGTAACTACAAAGAAGCCGGTGACCAAGTGGTACGTAACTTATTAAAAGGGATGGTAATCAAATTGCGTCCTGATAGTGCGAAGACGAGTACAGCGAATGCTGGTGATAAAAAATACGTCAAAGCACGTCCTGCCAAAGCTCCCATAGCTGATAAGAAAGTAGAAGGAAAGCCAGTTGATAAAGCTAGCGAGACTACCTCAGTCTGGGGCAAGGTAAACAAAAAATGAAGATTGCCTTAATCGGCGAGCCCATTTTAAGAATACCCGCTGTCAGTGTGAATGTTGAGGATATGCTAACTGACAATTTCTGTAGCTTTATCCATGCCCTTAAATCTACTATGCTGGAATCCAACGGAATTGGGATTGCAGCGCCGCAAGTGTTTGATCCTCGCGCCATCATGATTATCGCTTCCCGCCCTAACGAACGCTATCCAGATGCTCCCAACATGGAACCTCTGGTATTGATTAATCCTAAGGTCATAGCCAGCAGTGAAGAAAAATGCGCTGATTGGGAAGGCTGTTTATCGGTACCCAATTTACGCGGCAAAGTAAAACGTCATCAATGGATTGAAATTGAATATCTCGCTGAAAATGGAGATATAACCAAGCGCTTAATCGAAGGTTTTGTGGCGCGAATTTTTCAACACGAATATGATCACTTAATTGGTAAAACATGGTTAGACCACATCGAATCCACAGATGACATCATGGCGGATTCAGTTTGGCGACAAATGAAACCTCTTAACTGAAGCAAAAACCTTTCCCGCTAAACCAGACTGCAAGCCTCTATCTTCCTATCCCAGCATATCCAACACAAAGATGAAAACCCGTAGCGAACAAAATCATATATAACTTCTTGTATCTTATCGACATATTTTATCTGGACAGGCATGTTATCTAATCTGGACAGCCATATTGATTCATTAAAAAAGTTTTAAGGTGGGTGTCAAAATAAAGAATAATCTGCTATCTGGACAGGCATGTTGTGCTATCTGGACAGGCATGTTAATCCTAGCTGTCCTGAAAGCGTCTGGTGCTTGGTTGCTTGCCGATAAGCAGACATTAAAAAAGCTGCACTAGGCAGCTTTTTTTGGACTCGCGTGAACTTAGATTAAGCGATAATCTTAGCTACAACACCAGCACCTACAGTACGACCACCTTCACGGATAGCGAAGCGTAAACCTTCGTCCATCGCGATAGGAGCAATCAACTCAACTACGAATTTCAAGTTGTCACCTGGCATTACCATTTCTACGCCTTCAGGAAGCTCTACAGCACCTGTTACGTCAGTTGTACGGAAGTAGAACTGTGGACGATAGCCTTTGAAGAATGGAGTATGACGACCACCTTCATCTTTAGACAATACATACACTTCTGCTTCGAATTTAGTGTGTGGGTTGATTGAACCAGGCTTAGCCAATACTTGACCACGCTCAACGTCATCACGCTTAGTACCACGTAGTAGTACACCAACGTTCTCGCCTGCACGACCTTCGTCAAGCAATTTACGGAACATCTCAACACCTGTACAAGTAGATTTAGTTGTGTCGCGGATACCTACGATTTCAACTTCTTCACCTACTTTAACGATACCCTGCTCTACACGACCGGTAACTACTGTTCCACGACCTGAGATTGAGAATACGTCTTCGATTGGCAAGATGAATGGCTTATCAATTGCACGCTCTGGATCTGGAATATAAGTATCCAGTGCTTCCGCTAGCTCAATGATTTTACCTTCCCATGCTTCATCGCCTTCCAACGCTTTAAGCGCTGAACCTTGAATTACTGGTAAGTCGTCGCCTGGGAATTCATATTCAGTTAGAAGTTCACGAACTTCCATTTCTACCAATTCCAACAACTCTTCGTCGTCAACCATGTCACATTTGTTCATGAAAACAACCATGTAAGGTACGCCAACCTGACGACCCAACAAGATGTGCTCACGTGTTTGTGGCATAGGACCATCTGTTGCAGCAACTACCAAAATCGCGCCGTCCATCTGTGCAGCACCGGTGATCATGTTTTTCACATAATCCGCGTGTCCTGGGCAGTCAACGTGTGCGTAGTGACGAGCTGGAGTATCATATTCAACGTGAGACGTTGAAATAGTAATACCACGCTCACGCTCTTCTGGAGCGTTATCGATTTGATCGAACGCTGATGCAGAACCACCATAAGTTTTTGCTAGAACAGTCGTGATTGCCGCTGTTAGCGTCGTTTTACCGTGGTCAACGTGGCCAATTGTACCGACGTTTACGTGGGTTTTAGTACGTTCAAACTTAGCTTTTGCCATTTTAAATTTTTCCTAGCAAAGTAATTAAAAAACCAATTCATTGAAA
Above is a window of Aliiglaciecola sp. LCG003 DNA encoding:
- a CDS encoding HAMP domain-containing sensor histidine kinase, translated to MTHQLSVSMTDVIVAAKHEKLLSLQDIQNELDASQMQAWQDLVKVLTHEIMNSITPVASLAKTAVDLVADTKHKVGEKPEINSHLDDIASAVTTVARRSEGLMTFVGSYRKLTSLPEPNKISFKISEVFKQVVEIINQHSGLDKTKLSYHVEPSELKMEADRAMLEQILINLVKNAQQATYRIDQPIITLSAGLNRRGNVVIEIADNGSGIDDEIKSKIFIPFFTTKKEGSGVGLALTRQVMNAHGGTVKVTASGTGGALFSLVF
- a CDS encoding FtsX-like permease family protein; translated protein: MILAVNRMGDERESLRQELLNLSGITSVVFSSEAPTQDNENNRHFKLLDADQNNSQSQLLNYHNMDYGFFEAYQVKPLAGRLFDQNYGSDEISTVEDGQPAGKASAILNYSALAKFGFANAQQAVGQTIEANIRGQQHFEIIGVIPDIYFRSINFGIRPSVYTLNPLRFYVASLTFETNNPAQLRIQIEQIWKKHVPMQPINLQFLDSMMEAQYNDERIQTRLFSAFSLLAIIIACLGLYGLAAFTTERRTKEIGIRKVMGARVRDIVGLLIWQFSKPVLIANLVAWPIASLAMLNWLENFSYRIDPLWLIPICLTVGLSLLLIAWITVGGNAASVARANPNKALRQD
- a CDS encoding GGDEF domain-containing protein, with amino-acid sequence MNIDTTRHLLTRKTAFYMLILVIVATIFRPILVNQSIVFTLVGVLNCVLLGLLYLYINNTKPSVSHAYMLIAIGFATILPLTIISGGVNSQFAVLLPITPVVICLLTNARTTLISSFFLIVVILLMVAFEHDFPNYAAENLSQSKTYSRAFWLCLSALLSCFFGIEFDRLSRKLSHKLRLQATIDGLTGIYNRRSVIEFLDDSILNSPDERSWISVLMIDADNFKIINDSYGHLFGDECLKQIAKNLKQNTRKNVDALGRYGGEEFLVVLNDVDQSQTHLVAEKIRQSIEQISMEFEGEDVPITVSIGYCCLRGSEIQSTEQLLQAADEALYVGKKSGRNVVVGAEDSRCTAKTLNQINSMDAAINNSKI
- a CDS encoding DUF1456 family protein, which gives rise to MQPIGSNPLVNVICRFLNHYLPCIDILHIENQNFQVELAIIFYQALFMNHNDVLRRLRYALQLNDEATISIFALADHEMDRDYLKSLMKKEEEDGFLPCRDKTISLFLDGLIIKKRGKQEGVEPQVLSGSQRLSNNEVLRKIRIAMSYRDEDMIAVMQLANFRMSKGELNALFRKPDHRNYKEAGDQVVRNLLKGMVIKLRPDSAKTSTANAGDKKYVKARPAKAPIADKKVEGKPVDKASETTSVWGKVNKK
- the def gene encoding peptide deformylase, with amino-acid sequence MKIALIGEPILRIPAVSVNVEDMLTDNFCSFIHALKSTMLESNGIGIAAPQVFDPRAIMIIASRPNERYPDAPNMEPLVLINPKVIASSEEKCADWEGCLSVPNLRGKVKRHQWIEIEYLAENGDITKRLIEGFVARIFQHEYDHLIGKTWLDHIESTDDIMADSVWRQMKPLN
- the tuf gene encoding elongation factor Tu, with the translated sequence MAKAKFERTKTHVNVGTIGHVDHGKTTLTAAITTVLAKTYGGSASAFDQIDNAPEERERGITISTSHVEYDTPARHYAHVDCPGHADYVKNMITGAAQMDGAILVVAATDGPMPQTREHILLGRQVGVPYMVVFMNKCDMVDDEELLELVEMEVRELLTEYEFPGDDLPVIQGSALKALEGDEAWEGKIIELAEALDTYIPDPERAIDKPFILPIEDVFSISGRGTVVTGRVEQGIVKVGEEVEIVGIRDTTKSTCTGVEMFRKLLDEGRAGENVGVLLRGTKRDDVERGQVLAKPGSINPHTKFEAEVYVLSKDEGGRHTPFFKGYRPQFYFRTTDVTGAVELPEGVEMVMPGDNLKFVVELIAPIAMDEGLRFAIREGGRTVGAGVVAKIIA